The following are from one region of the Vicugna pacos chromosome 9, VicPac4, whole genome shotgun sequence genome:
- the CACNG6 gene encoding voltage-dependent calcium channel gamma-6 subunit isoform X2: MMWSNFFMQEEDRRRAAAGRRRARGLQKSQMTPEREGKIKLALLLTSVGATLAVLAVGTEFWVELNTYRDNGSAVCDAAHLGLWKLCTKRLWQADVPAGRDTCGPAGLPGEANCTYFKFFTTGENAHIFQRTTKKGLLLLVSLEVFRHSVQALLQRVSPEPPPAPALSYEYSWSLGCGVGAGLVLILDGVCFLLLTLPPWPWGSLCPKSGHRAT; the protein is encoded by the exons ATGATGTGGTCCAACTTCTTCATGCAAGAGGAGGaccggcggcgggcggcggcgggccggCGGCGGGCTCGTGGCCTGCAGAAGTCCCAGATGACCCCGGAGCGCGAGGGGAAGATCAAGCTGGCGCTGCTGCTGACCTCCGTGGGCGCCACACTGGCCGTGCTGGCCGTGGGCACCGAGTTCTGGGTGGAGCTCAACACCTACAGGGACAACGGCAGCGCCGTCTGTGACGCCGCCCACCTGGGGCTGTGGAAGCTGTGCACCAAGCGACTGTGGCAGGCGGACGTGCCCGCGGGCAGAGACACCTGCGGCCCCGCGGGGCTGCCCGGAG AAGCAAACTgcacttattttaaattcttcacCACGGGAGAGAATGCACACATCTTCCAGAGAACCACAAAGAAAG GTCTGCTGCTTCTGGTCAGCCTGGAGGTGTTTCGGCATTCCGTACAAGCCTTGTTGCAGAGAGTGAGCCCTGAGcctcccccggccccggccctgaGCTATGAATACTCCTGGTCTctgggctgtggggtgggggccGGCCTGGTCCTGATCCTGGATGGTGTCTGCTTTCTCCTGCTCACTTTGCCTCCCTGGCCCTGGGGCTCCCTCTGTCCCAAGTCAGGACACAGGGCCACCTAG
- the CACNG6 gene encoding voltage-dependent calcium channel gamma-6 subunit isoform X1, with protein sequence MMMWSNFFMQEEDRRRAAAGRRRARGLQKSQMTPEREGKIKLALLLTSVGATLAVLAVGTEFWVELNTYRDNGSAVCDAAHLGLWKLCTKRLWQADVPAGRDTCGPAGLPGEANCTYFKFFTTGENAHIFQRTTKKEVNVAAAVIAVLGLAVMALGCLCVIMVLSKGAEFLLRVGAVCFGLSGLLLLVSLEVFRHSVQALLQRVSPEPPPAPALSYEYSWSLGCGVGAGLVLILDGVCFLLLTLPPWPWGSLCPKSGHRAT encoded by the exons ATGATGATGTGGTCCAACTTCTTCATGCAAGAGGAGGaccggcggcgggcggcggcgggccggCGGCGGGCTCGTGGCCTGCAGAAGTCCCAGATGACCCCGGAGCGCGAGGGGAAGATCAAGCTGGCGCTGCTGCTGACCTCCGTGGGCGCCACACTGGCCGTGCTGGCCGTGGGCACCGAGTTCTGGGTGGAGCTCAACACCTACAGGGACAACGGCAGCGCCGTCTGTGACGCCGCCCACCTGGGGCTGTGGAAGCTGTGCACCAAGCGACTGTGGCAGGCGGACGTGCCCGCGGGCAGAGACACCTGCGGCCCCGCGGGGCTGCCCGGAG AAGCAAACTgcacttattttaaattcttcacCACGGGAGAGAATGCACACATCTTCCAGAGAACCACAAAGAAAG AGGTGAACGTGGCAGCTGCGGTGATAGCAGTGCTAGGCCTGGCAGTCATGGCCCTGGGGTGCCTCTGTGTCATCATGGTGCTCAGCAAAGGTGCAGAGTTCCTGCTCCGGGTTGGAGCTGTCTGCTTTGGCCTCTCAG GTCTGCTGCTTCTGGTCAGCCTGGAGGTGTTTCGGCATTCCGTACAAGCCTTGTTGCAGAGAGTGAGCCCTGAGcctcccccggccccggccctgaGCTATGAATACTCCTGGTCTctgggctgtggggtgggggccGGCCTGGTCCTGATCCTGGATGGTGTCTGCTTTCTCCTGCTCACTTTGCCTCCCTGGCCCTGGGGCTCCCTCTGTCCCAAGTCAGGACACAGGGCCACCTAG
- the CACNG6 gene encoding voltage-dependent calcium channel gamma-6 subunit isoform X3: MMWSNFFMQEEDRRRAAAGRRRARGLQKSQMTPEREGKIKLALLLTSVGATLAVLAVGTEFWVELNTYRDNGSAVCDAAHLGLWKLCTKRLWQADVPAGRDTCGPAGLPGGLLLLVSLEVFRHSVQALLQRVSPEPPPAPALSYEYSWSLGCGVGAGLVLILDGVCFLLLTLPPWPWGSLCPKSGHRAT, translated from the exons ATGATGTGGTCCAACTTCTTCATGCAAGAGGAGGaccggcggcgggcggcggcgggccggCGGCGGGCTCGTGGCCTGCAGAAGTCCCAGATGACCCCGGAGCGCGAGGGGAAGATCAAGCTGGCGCTGCTGCTGACCTCCGTGGGCGCCACACTGGCCGTGCTGGCCGTGGGCACCGAGTTCTGGGTGGAGCTCAACACCTACAGGGACAACGGCAGCGCCGTCTGTGACGCCGCCCACCTGGGGCTGTGGAAGCTGTGCACCAAGCGACTGTGGCAGGCGGACGTGCCCGCGGGCAGAGACACCTGCGGCCCCGCGGGGCTGCCCGGAG GTCTGCTGCTTCTGGTCAGCCTGGAGGTGTTTCGGCATTCCGTACAAGCCTTGTTGCAGAGAGTGAGCCCTGAGcctcccccggccccggccctgaGCTATGAATACTCCTGGTCTctgggctgtggggtgggggccGGCCTGGTCCTGATCCTGGATGGTGTCTGCTTTCTCCTGCTCACTTTGCCTCCCTGGCCCTGGGGCTCCCTCTGTCCCAAGTCAGGACACAGGGCCACCTAG